One region of Bosea sp. 29B genomic DNA includes:
- a CDS encoding VOC family protein, whose product MLHHLSLGVADIERAVAFYDAVLAPLGYVRVWSDLRPGKSNQAVGYGVPGGGDGLALKHRPDGQRPPGPGFHVAFAAPGRGAVDTFHRAALLHGGRDNGGPGLRAHYGPHYYAAFVIDPDGHNIEAVFNAAM is encoded by the coding sequence ATGCTGCATCACCTGTCGCTTGGAGTGGCCGATATCGAGCGAGCCGTCGCCTTCTACGATGCCGTGCTCGCGCCGCTGGGTTACGTCCGGGTCTGGAGCGACCTTCGACCCGGCAAGAGCAATCAGGCGGTCGGCTATGGTGTTCCAGGCGGCGGCGACGGGCTGGCGCTGAAGCACCGTCCGGACGGGCAGCGGCCGCCAGGGCCGGGGTTCCATGTCGCTTTCGCGGCTCCCGGCCGGGGAGCGGTCGATACGTTCCATCGGGCGGCACTTCTGCATGGCGGGCGCGACAATGGCGGGCCGGGCCTGCGGGCGCATTACGGCCCGCACTACTATGCGGCCTTCGTCATTGATCCCGATGGCCACAACATCGAGGCCGTGTTCAACGCGGCCATGTGA
- a CDS encoding amidase family protein, with translation MASIDLTASATSLRAGLLARRFSAMDLLEATFARIDALNPSLNAIVAQDRDAARTMAAESDRRIASGKARALEGLPITIKDAFDIAGLPSSGGLPAYKERIPQEDAAAVARLRAAGAIILGKTMVPVFSGDFQSYNPAHGVTSNPWNPDYSPGGSSGGAAVAVATGMSAFELGSDLGSSIRWPAQACGVFGLKTSWGMVSTWGLIPPPPERRTLRNADLVVAGPIARATEDLDLILPVLTGPRDPNVAGPALPVPRHREASGLRVAVWAQEPFAPVTKEVSDTVREAGRRLAEAGALVDETARPGFRFTEAYEVYALLNHAVVAYGLPPKVRARIQAQAAKYAPGDLSHQALQARGARMTPGLYQQLHQRRLALKRQWARFFQSWDVLLCPPAPVAAQRHDHLPDFHARRLDIDGVERPYLDFLCWASLATGADLPALSAPVGLSKAGLPTGVQIIAPFGEDRTAIAVGAMLEKQGGGFRVPRLAEASLLEEPATG, from the coding sequence ATGGCCTCGATCGATCTGACCGCCTCCGCCACCAGCCTGCGCGCCGGACTACTCGCCCGCCGCTTCAGCGCCATGGATCTGCTCGAAGCGACCTTCGCCCGCATCGACGCGCTGAACCCGTCGCTCAACGCCATCGTCGCGCAGGATCGCGACGCGGCACGAACGATGGCGGCGGAATCGGATCGGCGCATCGCTTCCGGCAAGGCCCGCGCCCTCGAAGGGCTGCCGATCACGATCAAGGACGCCTTCGATATCGCCGGCCTGCCCTCCTCCGGCGGCCTGCCCGCCTATAAGGAGCGCATCCCGCAGGAGGACGCCGCCGCCGTCGCCCGCCTGCGCGCCGCCGGTGCGATCATCCTCGGCAAGACCATGGTTCCGGTCTTCTCCGGCGACTTCCAGAGCTACAACCCGGCCCATGGCGTAACCAGCAACCCGTGGAATCCCGACTATTCGCCGGGCGGCTCCTCGGGTGGCGCGGCGGTCGCGGTCGCCACGGGGATGAGCGCCTTCGAGCTCGGCTCCGATCTCGGCTCCTCGATCCGCTGGCCGGCGCAGGCCTGCGGCGTCTTCGGCCTCAAGACCAGCTGGGGCATGGTCTCGACTTGGGGCCTGATCCCGCCGCCGCCGGAGCGGCGCACCTTGCGCAATGCCGATCTCGTCGTCGCCGGCCCGATCGCCCGCGCGACCGAAGACCTCGACCTGATCCTACCGGTGCTGACCGGCCCGCGCGATCCGAACGTCGCCGGCCCGGCCTTGCCGGTGCCGCGCCACCGCGAGGCGAGCGGCCTGCGTGTCGCGGTCTGGGCGCAGGAGCCATTCGCGCCGGTCACGAAGGAGGTCTCGGACACGGTGCGCGAAGCCGGCCGGCGCCTCGCCGAAGCGGGCGCGCTCGTCGACGAGACCGCCCGCCCCGGCTTCCGCTTCACCGAGGCCTATGAGGTCTATGCACTCTTGAACCACGCCGTCGTCGCCTATGGCCTGCCGCCAAAAGTGCGCGCCCGCATCCAGGCGCAAGCGGCGAAGTATGCGCCCGGCGATCTTTCGCATCAGGCATTGCAGGCGCGCGGCGCCCGGATGACACCCGGCCTCTACCAGCAGCTCCACCAGCGCCGCCTCGCGCTGAAGCGGCAATGGGCCCGCTTCTTCCAGAGTTGGGACGTATTGCTCTGCCCGCCGGCGCCGGTCGCAGCGCAAAGGCACGACCATCTGCCCGATTTCCACGCCCGCCGACTCGACATCGACGGAGTCGAGCGCCCCTATCTCGACTTCCTGTGCTGGGCGAGCCTCGCCACCGGCGCCGACCTGCCGGCACTCTCGGCTCCGGTCGGTCTGTCCAAGGCTGGTCTGCCGACCGGCGTGCAGATCATCGCACCCTTCGGCGAGGACCGGACGGCGATCGCAGTCGGCGCGATGCTGGAGAAGCAGGGCGGTGGATTTAGGGTACCGCGACTGGCCGAAGCGTCGTTACTGGAGGAGCCAGCAACAGGGTGA
- a CDS encoding P1 family peptidase translates to MSKRARDYGLICGALPPGPLNAITDVPGVTVGHRTLREDDIRTGFTVVLPHPGDLFREKVRAGIEVINGFGKSAGLMQLAELGQIETPILLGNTFSVGAGTEALVGRALAGNPEIGRSTGTVNSLVLECNDGFLSDIRARRLTVADAEAALDAASGGPVEEGAVGAGTGMSAFGFKGGIGTASRLIELDRRSFTLGVLVQANFGNAGDLVLPDGRRPVPPAAGSAQPPERGSVIIVLATDLPLESRQLTRIARRCGAGLARLGAFWGHGSGDIAIAFSTAGRIAHDDEAGLVPLTVLNENRIDLPFRAAAEATQEAVLNAMLAAPETVGRDGNRRPSLADCL, encoded by the coding sequence TTGAGCAAGCGGGCGCGCGATTACGGCCTGATCTGCGGCGCGCTGCCGCCCGGCCCGCTCAATGCGATCACCGACGTACCGGGCGTCACCGTTGGCCACCGCACCCTGCGCGAAGACGATATCCGCACCGGCTTCACCGTGGTGCTGCCGCATCCGGGTGATCTCTTCCGCGAGAAGGTGAGGGCCGGCATCGAGGTGATCAATGGCTTCGGCAAGAGCGCCGGGCTGATGCAGCTCGCCGAACTCGGCCAGATTGAGACGCCGATCCTGCTCGGCAACACCTTCTCGGTCGGCGCCGGCACCGAGGCGCTGGTCGGGCGGGCGCTCGCCGGCAATCCGGAGATCGGCCGCAGCACGGGCACGGTCAACTCGCTCGTGCTCGAATGCAATGACGGCTTCCTCTCCGATATCAGGGCGCGGCGCCTGACGGTGGCGGATGCGGAAGCTGCGCTGGATGCTGCCAGCGGAGGACCGGTCGAGGAAGGCGCGGTCGGCGCCGGCACCGGCATGAGCGCCTTCGGCTTCAAGGGCGGCATCGGCACGGCCTCGCGCCTGATCGAGCTCGACCGCCGCAGCTTCACGCTCGGCGTGCTGGTGCAGGCGAATTTCGGCAATGCCGGCGATCTGGTTTTGCCCGATGGGCGCCGACCGGTGCCGCCCGCCGCAGGTTCGGCCCAGCCGCCGGAGCGCGGCTCAGTCATCATCGTGCTGGCGACCGACCTGCCGCTGGAGAGCCGCCAGCTCACGCGGATCGCCCGGCGCTGCGGCGCGGGGCTGGCGCGCCTTGGTGCCTTCTGGGGCCATGGCAGCGGCGACATCGCCATCGCCTTCTCGACCGCAGGCCGGATCGCCCATGACGACGAGGCCGGTCTCGTCCCGCTCACCGTCCTCAACGAGAACCGGATCGACCTGCCCTTCCGCGCCGCAGCCGAGGCGACGCAGGAAGCAGTGCTGAACGCCATGCTGGCGGCGCCGGAGACGGTCGGGCGTGACGGCAACCGAAGGCCTTCGCTGGCGGATTGTCTGTAA